Part of the Citrus sinensis cultivar Valencia sweet orange chromosome 2, DVS_A1.0, whole genome shotgun sequence genome, ataaaaaagattcaaGATTATGTTTAgccatttaaaatttaagaatgaaaaattttatttgcacCAAGTCAAACCCCGACCTTTTCCTCTATCTTTCAAATCGTCTCTCCCCAGCcacaattttattgaaatcGCTCACAACTCTCTCTAACAATACTCCTAGCCACCACTCCTGCCACCACCCACAGCCATCATGCAACAACTCCAACCACGAGCAGCTTCTTCCTCCAAATTCCTcgttattttcttcaaaatcagCTTTCTTTAAGTCCTCCAATTCCTCTGTTTCTCCACTTCATCAACCTCATccatttgtttcaaaattttcattactactgcaaagtaaaatattcaaaatattattaattaattatcccAAAGGCATTAAATGTACAGTGGGTTGTAAACCTAGTCAGGCTAACAACAAGTCAAGTCAACGTAAATTGCACAATCATTTGTAGAAAATGGGTTTGAGCATTCCAATTAACAGTAAACTCAATCCTAAACTCAATTCTATATCAAAATCTCTTGGAACCAACTCTAACTCAATATGGgtaaaatttacaaacaaaattcaaactttaaaaataatatgctGCCAAAGGAATCGAAAAGATAATACGTTACCTTACGGCAAAGCCCacgttttaaaattttcctctAATGCTCAAATTCATCTTTCATGGATCAACCAAATCTTTTACGAACAAAAATTTGTAAGCACTGCATTTTGAGGATATGATCTTTATTCAAGTTACTACTTCtacttttttgtatttatttaaactcaaTGATGTAGCCTCGAATGAACGTAAGAGTGAAGGGGATCTATAGttggaaagaaaaagggaaacgaaaaaaaaaaagcaaagtttaaattaaaaaaattagaattaaccAAAATGGCGTCATTGTTGGAATCCTCGGGGCTTGACTCCGGTAAACATCAGCACTCTTTAATAATTGATCGTGAGACATTAATTtgtctataatttttattattctggGCTTGAGTTGGGTTGGGTTATATCGTCTCTGCCGGACCGCCACAAAGGAAGCACGTGCCTGGAGACAACGGGACATGAATAAACCGCGAAATTCCCAAATCCCAAATCTTGAAAATCAATGGCAGTCGCTCTTGAGAACCCTAAAATTCTAAGATTATCAGAAGGTGGTCATGATGACGCCAGCGAAGGCATTGATAGAATCAGCAACCTGCCAGAGTCCATCCTTCATCACATATTCTCACTTGTGGAAGATACCTTGGATGTCATCACGGCAAGCGCCGTTTCAAGAAAATGGAGGTACATTTGGCTTTCAATGCCTTCATTAGCCTTCAGCACATTCCACAAAATTTGGTcagacaaaagaaaaactttgtCTTTTCACAAAGTCAACGAGGAATTCAAAGATTTTGTCAACTGGGTATTAATGTCTCAAAACAGTTCAATTACTGTTCAAAGTTTTTGTCTCTGCGGGTACATACATGAAAGTGATGATTATACACTTTATAGATGGATGAGTGTTTTAGCCGATAGAAATTGCAGGAGCTTGGTCTAATGGTATTCTCTGACGGACCTGTTGAGTTGCCCCATTTCCTTGTTTCTTGTGAATCATTGGTGTATTTCAAGTTTGTTTTTGGCCTTCATGAAGTTCTAAAGCTGCCTAGTTCTGCTGGTTTTGTCGGGCTCAATATGCTCTCTTTGATGAATGTTAAGTTATTGGATTGTGTTTCGTTTCGAACGTTTATCTCAAATTGTCCAGTTCTCGAGCATTTGAACCTCTTAGCATGTGTTTTTAGCGACATGAAGATACTTGACATTGCTTCAGTTAGTTTGAAGAGTCTTGTGATAGATAACGGTTACCCTGATCCTGGCGGTGATGGTTTAAGGAACTGTGAGCTAAAGGTTACTTGCCCTGGTCTCGTTTCCTTTTATTACAATAGTCCTTTAGCAAAAGATTTCCTCCTTCAGGATCTAAACTCTTTGGAGGAcattttcttaagcattgatTCTCTTACTGAATATGGAGTGGTTAATGATTGCCATCACATTATGCATAAGGTCTTCAAAGGAATTAGCAATATTACTGTTTTGAAACTACCTGCTGCCTTAGAAATGGTATATGTTCATTTCTAAAGTTGATTACCTATATATTTTGAAGAtaattgaatgaaatattatttgctGTGATGTACCAAATATTAGCTTGgtaatttctttttgctttgAGGACGAGGAATGTGTCAAAATGGGAACCTTCTagaaaattccttttttttttttggttatctGTTATAGGACAATTGAGTAATTGAGTTTTcagaattaaattttaggagGTATATGATCATATTATTGTCTATTTGGAATTTGCTTCATGTATAGGTATTATCACTAGAGTTATATGATTCACCATTGTTCTGAACATGctagttttcttttcttccttcTCCTCAtctcattctttttttctttctttcatttttaattttcatgtttaaGATTTATGCCCTTAAAGAAGTAAAAGCATTAGTTGCTGGTGAAATTTTCCAGTAATAGTCGCTTTCTTTTTACAGACTTGAATATGAACAATTACTATAGCTATATCAtgaataatcaaattattaaacacttataaatattaaatatttcacATCTTTATGTAATGGGTTCTCTCTTTCCTTGTAGTTATGCCTCGAATATCTTTATCTCACACTTGCTCACCCAGAGTGCTTCAAGACATCATTCTGTAATTTGAAGTCTTTAAAACTGattctgataccaaatgatcAGAGCATGAACCTAATGGTTGGCTTGCTCAACTGCTTTCCCAATCTGGAAGCTCTCACAATATGTTTTGCATGGGTAAATTCAACACCTAAGATTATTGCTCTTATTAGacataatttgttttgttctgtGCATTAGATTTGGCATTGCTGCCGTACAATTCTTTCATATCAAAGTCGGTTATGTTTTATCTTCATTCATTCAATATCATCGACAGGGATATTTTATGACTAATCTTGCTGGACACTTACTAAGCAAAAGTTAATATTCATGGATAGTATGGTTTATGAGTAGAAGGAATTTTTATACATGTTTGTTGTAAATGGTATCTACATTCTTGCATAAAATTTTGCATGCTAAGACATTTTGGGTAGAATAAATCACCTTTATGATGACATATCGTAAATCAATAAATGATTATTGCACTCTTTCTGTTAATAGAGCATATTTCACCTCTTTTACGGAATGTTATGCTGTTGCTATCCTTCTGGAAGTATTAGGTATCAAAACATGAAGAAATTTTCCATAAAAATTCAGAAATGGTATCCCTAGATAGCATAGGGATTTTATGGAACAAGATCAAACATGCATGGATTAGTTGCCTTCTTGGACTTACCATAGAAAGTCATAGCTCAAAGCCACATGGGAAAGAACATACAATCAGTGGGAAATTAATTCGGATGCTTTCATTCAATATCATCAAAGTGGATGGTTACTTTTTGGTGATATTTGTAAGGTTATGCCAACAAAGTTTTATCACTAAATGTGTCACTTGTGTCTTTAAGCATAAAAGTGCAAACCTAGTCAATTATAAAGAGGTTATCTTTGCTGATTGCTTTTCACATCTTCAGTCCAAATGTTTATGATCTTCAAAAATTAACTCCTCTTTCTTCGTTGTCTTTGCTCTACAGTATGAAACCGTTGAATTTAGTGTAGAGGATATTCCTAGTCCATCAGTGACATATCATCTCAAGATGGTTGAGCTATTAGAGGTGAGGGGTGGGAAAAATGAACTTGAGTTCATGAGGTTTCTGCTGAAGCATGGACGTGCATTGGACGGAATGAGTATTAGTTGGGCAGCAGACATTAAGGATCCCAAGGACATCACCTCAGAGATAATGAAATTTCCAAGAACATCCTCCACTGTTGTGCTGAAATTCCTTCAACTTAAGTCGGAGGTTGATGTTTCAAGGTTATGAACATGGATATATTCTCCATTTAAATATCCTTATGTAAGATTTTGAGAATGAATTTATGAAACCATCACAATGTCCagcttgttttgtttgaaatcCTATCTAATGATGTATTCATTCTCAGTTGTAGAGTTTCTGTtatttgcttcttcttcttcaacacAATGTCCAGCCTCTTTTCCTTCTTGTAATTGCCCTAAAAAGATCACTGAATATTTGATCATTTAGTCATTGTAATATTCTCTATAAAATTATAGCAATGACCGTTGATAATAGGCTTAAATCACTCCTTGGGGAAATCATCTCTttcccaccaaaaaaaaaaaaaaaaaaaaagctttaaCTTGTGACGGAAGATGAAAAGTTTGCAACcattgtaaaatataatggTGTATAGTGCAATTTTTCCCTAAACTTTACATGCATATTTGATATTCCATTGAGTAGACGTTTTACCCTCcctatattaaaaagaaattaactaaaattattaaattatttccatttatatttttcattggGAAACAAAACTAACTTATAATACACCTCACCGCGCcgaatcaaaaccctaaaaccctcctctctctctctctctttctttctccttaAACCCtacaacaaacaaacacaatcAGTGAATCAAAAAGTCTACTTTCTTTCATTCTTCAATCGTAACAATtcacaattatcaaaattcagtgaaaaatcaattcaatgtCCTCATTGGCCACCAAAACTCATCCGCTTCTGAACAATCTCCCTCCATTTCTGACATGGCGGGCCCTGGGGTTCCGCACCATCTGCAGCGGTCGCCTCGGCTTCGCCCCGTGCGAACCAGCCCCGCCCACCCCCGCCCCGTCCGTTGCCGGCACCAAAGTTCTCGAAACCTTCAAAGAGGAGTTCGAGATCGGTTCCCGCCTGATCACCCTGGAGACCGGTAAAATCGCTCGCTTTGCTAACGGCGCCGTCGTTTTGGGCATGGATGAGACCAAGGTCTTGTCTACTGTTACTTCCTCTAAAGGAGACTCTGTTCGCGACTTTTTGCCTCTCACTGTAtgtgtaattgaatttatcgaattattatattttatttatctatgtTTCTTCTTGTTTTAGAGACACTTTCTTATTTCAATCTGAAGCATGTACATGTGTAAACTGtgaagtatatatatatattttacctTGCGAATGTagatatacatatttttttctggAAGCTAATAGAATTTTGGTTCATAGGATCGCAACTTTTGAAGgattcattttatttagaaaataaaaatatatatggatTTATGGCACTGTTGTTATGAAGGAAATGGAGAGACACTTAAGAATTGAAATGGAGGGAAGAGACCAGAATAAGACGTGGGAGCAACTAATTTTGAGGTCTAAGAGGTTTCGAATTGTGCTCAGTTACCTCTGCTCTTGTAATTTCCTTCTTCGCCTTGACAGAGAAATTGAAACTGCACCGGGAGGGAAGTTCGGGACTCCAATTTCCCtccatttcttttcatttttccttcaaattaAAACTGTGACACACtgtaaataaattgatttctcCAGTTTTCTCTGTTCAAACCAAGAGAGTTTCATTCCTTATACTTCTACACTtgtgtgttaaaaaaaaaaagatttaatccATTAACAAGTCGCAAGAATCAGTAGGACCCACCTCATTTCATCCATCGATAGGGATTAATTCctattgattttatgaaaatgttttcaGCTTAACATTTTGGGTAGAATATGAATTGTAATAGGTTGACATTTAGAAGAGACAATATCAGAGACATAAAATGGTGATACCGGTGATTATATAATCATGAACAGCAAGATTAGGATGGATAATggagacaaaagaaaatcagaaaaatggtaaattgtAAATGGAATAATGAAATCCAAGGGGCCTTTGTAAAAAGCATAACATTTAGGACTAATCTTTACATATTCAGTTTTCAACAATGCTAATAACTGTTATCTATTCTATATTTGTAGATTTGTTTTATGCTTAAGTGTGTGTATGCTGCTGTGACTTAACTAGTATTTCTTTATGTAAGGTTGATTATCAAGAGAAACAATTTGCCCAAGGCGTCATTCCAAATACGTATATGCGGAGAGAGGGTGCTCCAAAAGAACGCGAACTTTTAGTTGGTCGTATCATTGATCGCCCCATACGACCATTATTTCCTGCTGGATTTTACCATGAGGTTCAGGTATGGTTCGATTACTTTTGTCATCTTGATT contains:
- the LOC102629066 gene encoding putative FBD-associated F-box protein At1g05080 isoform X3; translated protein: MVFSDGPVELPHFLVSCESLVYFKFVFGLHEVLKLPSSAGFVGLNMLSLMNVKLLDCVSFRTFISNCPVLEHLNLLACVFSDMKILDIASVSLKSLVIDNGYPDPGGDGLRNCELKLCLEYLYLTLAHPECFKTSFCNLKSLKLILIPNDQSMNLMVGLLNCFPNLEALTICFAWYETVEFSVEDIPSPSVTYHLKMVELLEVRGGKNELEFMRFLLKHGRALDGMSISWAADIKDPKDITSEIMKFPRTSSTVVLKFLQLKSEVDVSRL
- the LOC102629066 gene encoding putative FBD-associated F-box protein At1g05080 isoform X1 — its product is MVFSDGPVELPHFLVSCESLVYFKFVFGLHEVLKLPSSAGFVGLNMLSLMNVKLLDCVSFRTFISNCPVLEHLNLLACVFSDMKILDIASVSLKSLVIDNGYPDPGGDGLRNCELKVTCPGLVSFYYNSPLAKDFLLQDLNSLEDIFLSIDSLTEYGVVNDCHHIMHKVFKGISNITVLKLPAALEMLCLEYLYLTLAHPECFKTSFCNLKSLKLILIPNDQSMNLMVGLLNCFPNLEALTICFAWYETVEFSVEDIPSPSVTYHLKMVELLEVRGGKNELEFMRFLLKHGRALDGMSISWAADIKDPKDITSEIMKFPRTSSTVVLKFLQLKSEVDVSRL
- the LOC102629066 gene encoding putative FBD-associated F-box protein At1g05080 isoform X2, giving the protein MVFSDGPVELPHFLVSCESLVYFKFVFGLHEVLKLPSSAGFVGLNMLSLMNVKLLDCVSFRTFISNCPVLEHLNLLACVFSDMKILDIASVSLKSLVIDNGYPDPGGDGLRNCELKVTCPGLVSFYYNSPLAKDFLLQDLNSLEDIFLSIDSLTEYGVVNDCHHIMHKVFKGISNITVLKLPAALEMYETVEFSVEDIPSPSVTYHLKMVELLEVRGGKNELEFMRFLLKHGRALDGMSISWAADIKDPKDITSEIMKFPRTSSTVVLKFLQLKSEVDVSRL